From Spartinivicinus ruber, the proteins below share one genomic window:
- a CDS encoding aspartate aminotransferase family protein, with translation MENNLNAYWMGFTANRQFKQSPRLFTKAKGMFYYTSEGREVMDSIAGLWCVNAGHCRSKIVNAVQQQVKELDYSPAFQMGHPKAFELASRLTDLLPTNLQHVFYTSSGSESVETALKIALAYHRAKGQGQKTLLIGRERAYHGVNFGGMSVGGMVANRKMFANLLGSVDHLPHTHDISRNAFSRGLPSHGIEKADALNNLLNLHDPSTVAAVIVEPISGSAGVLLPPKGYLQKLRAICDQHDILLIFDEVITGFGRLGDSFATNYFGVTPDIITTAKGLTNGTVPMGAVMVSDAIYRAFMHGPEHMVELFHGYTFSGHPLACAAALAALDVYEEESLFQRQDGIYQYWEDAMHSMMNLPYVIDIRNLGLIGAIELETIPGSPGQRAFTAFLNAYEAGLLIRTTGDTVAFSPPLIIEKQHIDRLVETMTKVLQHLA, from the coding sequence GGCCAAAGGTATGTTTTACTACACTTCAGAAGGCCGTGAGGTAATGGATAGCATTGCCGGATTATGGTGTGTAAATGCAGGCCACTGTCGCAGTAAAATTGTTAATGCTGTTCAACAACAGGTGAAAGAACTAGACTACTCCCCTGCATTCCAAATGGGCCATCCAAAAGCGTTTGAACTTGCCAGTCGCCTCACTGATTTATTACCAACCAATTTACAACATGTGTTTTATACAAGTTCTGGCTCAGAGTCAGTAGAAACTGCACTAAAAATTGCCTTAGCCTATCATCGTGCCAAAGGGCAAGGACAAAAAACTTTACTAATCGGTCGAGAACGGGCCTATCATGGTGTCAACTTTGGTGGTATGTCCGTTGGCGGGATGGTTGCCAACAGAAAGATGTTCGCCAATTTATTAGGCAGTGTCGACCATTTACCCCATACCCATGATATCAGTAGAAATGCTTTTTCCAGAGGCTTACCATCTCATGGTATAGAAAAAGCCGATGCATTAAATAATTTACTAAATTTACATGACCCATCAACTGTCGCCGCAGTAATTGTTGAGCCTATTTCAGGCTCTGCAGGTGTCTTACTTCCACCTAAGGGTTATCTCCAAAAATTAAGAGCTATCTGTGACCAGCATGATATTTTATTGATTTTTGATGAAGTGATTACTGGCTTTGGCCGATTGGGAGATTCGTTTGCTACCAATTATTTCGGAGTAACTCCAGATATTATTACTACAGCTAAAGGCCTCACTAATGGTACAGTGCCCATGGGAGCAGTCATGGTAAGTGATGCAATTTATCGAGCCTTTATGCATGGCCCTGAGCACATGGTTGAATTATTCCATGGTTATACTTTTTCTGGGCATCCATTGGCTTGCGCTGCTGCATTGGCTGCACTGGATGTATATGAAGAAGAAAGCCTGTTCCAACGTCAGGATGGTATTTATCAATACTGGGAAGATGCTATGCACAGCATGATGAATCTACCTTATGTTATTGATATCCGTAATTTAGGATTGATTGGCGCAATAGAATTGGAGACTATTCCAGGATCACCTGGTCAACGCGCATTTACGGCGTTTTTAAATGCTTATGAAGCAGGGTTATTAATTCGCACAACAGGTGACACCGTTGCATTTTCCCCACCATTAATTATTGAAAAACAACATATTGATCGATTGGTGGAAACCATGACCAAAGTGCTCCAACATCTCGCATAA
- a CDS encoding nitrilase-related carbon-nitrogen hydrolase → MNKVKAGLIQMGLKADTNESPEKIRDLMNEAHIQLIDQAGESGVQILCMQEVFNQPYFCPSQDTKWYSAAERIPEGPTIQLLKQYAQKHQMVIIAPIYEEDMTGIYYNTAAVIDADGQYLGKYRKTHIPQVAGFWEKFFFKPGQSNWPVFETKYGKIGVYICYDRHFPEGWRALALNGAEVIFNPSATVAGLSKYLWELEQPAAAVANGCYIAAINRVGNEAPWDIGTFYGSSYFVNPRGEIEAQASEEKDELLICDLNLELVREVRNQWQFFRDRRPETYDILTKGE, encoded by the coding sequence ATGAATAAAGTAAAAGCTGGCCTAATCCAAATGGGCTTAAAAGCAGACACTAACGAATCACCTGAAAAAATCCGCGACTTAATGAATGAAGCCCACATTCAATTAATCGATCAAGCCGGAGAGTCTGGAGTACAAATATTATGTATGCAGGAGGTATTCAACCAACCTTATTTTTGCCCCAGCCAGGATACCAAATGGTATAGTGCAGCGGAAAGAATCCCTGAGGGCCCAACCATACAGCTATTAAAGCAGTATGCCCAAAAACATCAAATGGTAATCATTGCCCCTATCTACGAAGAAGACATGACAGGCATTTACTACAATACCGCTGCAGTAATTGATGCAGATGGCCAATATTTAGGTAAATACCGTAAAACTCATATCCCTCAAGTGGCAGGTTTTTGGGAAAAATTCTTTTTTAAACCAGGACAGTCCAACTGGCCTGTGTTTGAAACAAAATACGGCAAAATAGGCGTTTATATTTGTTATGATCGCCACTTCCCTGAAGGTTGGCGTGCATTAGCACTCAATGGTGCCGAAGTTATTTTTAACCCATCTGCAACAGTAGCAGGGTTATCAAAATATTTATGGGAGTTAGAACAACCTGCTGCAGCCGTTGCTAATGGATGTTATATCGCAGCCATTAATCGGGTAGGTAATGAAGCACCCTGGGATATAGGCACTTTTTATGGTTCTTCTTACTTTGTAAACCCTCGTGGAGAAATAGAAGCCCAAGCTAGTGAAGAAAAAGATGAGTTACTGATTTGTGATTTAAATTTAGAGCTGGTTAGGGAAGTCCGTAATCAGTGGCAGTTTTTTCGCGATAGAAGACCAGAGACTTACGATATATTAACCAAAGGGGAGTAG